The Salegentibacter sp. Hel_I_6 region AAAATCATCACCCAGTTTTTCAGCTTTACCAAAAGTGCCACCACTTCCGCCTAAAATAGTGGTTCCTGATTTTTGAAAAACTTCCTTTGCAGTTTTTGGTTCCAGGTTTCCTATAAAAAAGTTGGCGCCGCTACATAAAGTTACCGTCCAACCCAGGCTGCCATCAATTTTAGCCAAATCCTGAAGTTTGGAAAGTCCGTTAGAAAATGACACCTCCAATCCACCAAAATCTTTAGGCACCCAAATATTCCAGAGGTTTTCCTTTCTAATCCAGTTTAAAACTTCTTCAGGAAAAATTTTTGCGTCAAAGCATAGTTTCTTAAGCGCTTGCAATTGATTCTCGTTTTTCATTATTAATTATTTTACGCCATTTAAAATAGCCGGAAGTACCTACAATAAAAAGGAAAACCGTTAAGCCGGCATAAATGTATAGCTCTTTATAAATAAGTAAAGGAATGGCGATGCTATTGCTAATATTCAGAAAAATCCAGTTCTCCATTTTTCTTTTGGCCATAAGCCACATTCCCGCCCAGGCGAATCCGCTTACCGTGGCATCCCAAAACGGAACATCAGAATCGGTATGAAATCGAAGCCAGTAAGTCATTAGCGTAAAACAAGCCAGAACAATTCCAAAAGCTTTAAGGAGATCTTTTTTATCTGAATAGGAAATTGGGGTTTCTTTAGCTTTTCTCCCGAATTTCCAATAAAACCAGCCATAAATGCTCATCACCAGGTAATACAGATTAAGGATAATATCGGCATAAAGTTTTGAGCGGTACATTACAAAAAGGCTTATAAGAATGGAAACAATTCCGAATAAATAATTATGGATATTGTTTTTTCGCGCCAATAAAACCTGAACCACGCCAAAAATAGTTCCGATAGCTTGTAACCAGGTAAGTTGTGTAAAAAAATCCTCTATCATTGTTGTATTGTTCAATGAAATGAGGTGATGAAGTAGCTAAAAATTACAGGGATGCAACTTTAGTTTTAAAAATCCCTACGCCGGCATTATCCAGATCAGGTTCAGAGTAAAAACTCCCGGGTATCATCTCAGCCTGCCTTATGGCAAGCACCCCATTTCCAGTGCAAAGCTATAATAATATTAGGAGAATTTCCGTTAAATGATCAATATCTAAAAAGTGACCTCGCCAAGAATCGAACTTGGATCTAAAGTTTAGGAAACTTCTATTCTATCCGTTGAACTACGAGGCCTTTTAAGCGGTACAAAAATAATAATGTTTTCAGAAATTCATCATATTATAAACCTAAAACTTCAGGCAATTGCATTGCTTTTACTAACTTTATTTTAAGTATGTTTTAAACTTATATTTATAATATGAAAGCTATTTTTCTAAGCCTGGTTACAATTTTTATTTTATTAAGCTCAACTTGTGATCGTGAAAATACAGAAGGACAAATGCAACTTACCGGAACTATAGAAAGCCAGGGAATGACCTCTTATCAATATGGCACCCACATTTTAAATTCAGAAGAGGAATTTTATGCTCTAAAAAGTGATAATTTAAACCTTGATGAATTCGTTGGAAAACAAGTTAATGTTTCCGGTTCAAAAATAGAGGGTTACCCTGTAGATGGAGGTCCAGATTATATTCTAGTTACAGAAGTTAGCGATTAGTAAAGTACCGCAGGGTAATCCCAATAAGTTTTGAAGCAAAACATTTTAATTCAAGCCAAATTGATGAGCATTTTGTTCTCGATCATAGCCTAAATTCTTATTTTTTATTATGTAATGCTATATTTGCGGAAAAAGTATAAATGAAAAAATCACTCCTTTCCGCAGTTTTATTTAGCCTTTTTATATTATTTTCTGCCAATGCCCAAATTGATGAAGATCAAACCGGCGCCTGGTATATGTATTTCTGGAATACAGAATTCGGGGAGAGCCAATGGGGACTTCAGGGAGATATTCAATATAGAAACTGGGATTTAGGTGGAGATTTGGAACAATTGCTTATTCGCGGCGGACTTACCTATTCTCCCAAAAATGCCGCTGTAAAATTCACGCTGGGATATGGAAATATCACCACAGGAACTTTTGGCGAAAGCGATGAAACTTCAGGTGAAAGCAGGATTTATCAGGAAGCTTTACTTCCGCATAAATTAAGTAGCAGGTTTTATCTCACTCACCGTTTTAGATATGAGCAACGTTGGGTAGAAAACCAGGACTTTAGAACCAGATACCGTTACAACCTGTTTTTAAATATTCCACTAAATCAGCCAAACCTGAATAAAGACGCTATTTACCTTGCCCTATATAACGAATTATTTATTAACGGCGAACGGAAAATTGGCGATGGCAGAAGTGTTGAGTTATTTGATCGAAACCGATTTTACTCTGCGCTGGGATATGCCTTAAAAGACAATTTAAAATTGCAGGCCGGGTATATGACCCAAACTACAGATAATGTTAGTAAAGGCCAGATTCAACTTAGCCTGCACCATACTTTTTAAATAATTCAGCAGAGTTTCGCTATCTTTAGCTTTTAATCAGAAACCTGCCTTATGAAGCAATTTTTACTCTTCACCGCTTTGGTATTTACCTCAAGTTTAAATACTGAAGCCCAAAATTCTAAAATTAGCGGAGACGCTTTTGCGCATACTTATTCCATTGTTGCACGAGATGCAAAAACCGGTGAAATGGCTGTTGGAGTTCAAAGTCATTGGTTTTCAGTTGGACCACTAGTAGCCTGGGGAAAATCGGGGGTTGGTGTAGTCGCCACACAATCCT contains the following coding sequences:
- the pnuC gene encoding nicotinamide riboside transporter PnuC; this encodes MIEDFFTQLTWLQAIGTIFGVVQVLLARKNNIHNYLFGIVSILISLFVMYRSKLYADIILNLYYLVMSIYGWFYWKFGRKAKETPISYSDKKDLLKAFGIVLACFTLMTYWLRFHTDSDVPFWDATVSGFAWAGMWLMAKRKMENWIFLNISNSIAIPLLIYKELYIYAGLTVFLFIVGTSGYFKWRKIINNEKRESIASA
- a CDS encoding DUF2490 domain-containing protein, which codes for MKKSLLSAVLFSLFILFSANAQIDEDQTGAWYMYFWNTEFGESQWGLQGDIQYRNWDLGGDLEQLLIRGGLTYSPKNAAVKFTLGYGNITTGTFGESDETSGESRIYQEALLPHKLSSRFYLTHRFRYEQRWVENQDFRTRYRYNLFLNIPLNQPNLNKDAIYLALYNELFINGERKIGDGRSVELFDRNRFYSALGYALKDNLKLQAGYMTQTTDNVSKGQIQLSLHHTF